A genomic segment from Drosophila miranda strain MSH22 chromosome 5, D.miranda_PacBio2.1, whole genome shotgun sequence encodes:
- the LOC117189242 gene encoding proteasome subunit alpha type-4-like produces the protein HQQKAVTRGSQAYTQYGGKRPFGVSLLYMGWDNKYGYQLYQSDPSGNYGGWKATCIGNNFGAAISMLKQELADKPSIKLEEAKDLAVKVLSMTLDTTKLTPEKVEMATLQRVKNTTVYSVLDKPDVEKLIEKYNKLQAETEAAKKEKQAKQPKS, from the coding sequence caccagcagaaggctgttacgcgcggatcccaagCTTACACTCAGTACGGCGGCAAACGTCCCTTTGGCGTTTCTCTTCTCTACATGGGCTGGGACAATAAGTACGGCTATCAGCTGTACCAGTCTGATCCCAGCGGCAACTACGGTGGCTGGAAGGCTACTTGCATTGGCAATAACTTCGGCGCTGCCATATCCATGCTGAAACAGGAACTGGCCGACAAACCATCCATTAAGCTAGAGGAGGCGAAAGATCTGGCCGTAAAGGTGCTAAGCATGACTCTGGACACCACTAAGCTGACTCCAGAAAAGGTTGAGATGGCCACCCTGCAGCGCGTCAAGAATACCACCGTCTACAGTGTGCTGGATAAGCCCGATGTGGAGAAGCTGATCGAAAAGTACAATAAACTGCAGGCCGAAACCGAAGCCGCCAAGAAGGAGAAGCAGGCCAAACAACCCAAGTCTTAG